GGATGGCGTCGATGCTGACGGCGGCACCGAGGGCGCCCAGGTCGTGGTGGAGGTCGACGCCCTTGATCTTGGTGTAGGCGCCGTTGAGGTGGAAGCCCTCGTCCGGGTCGAAGCGGAAGGTGCGGAAGCCGAAGGTGGTGCGGTAGGTGTCGGTGACCTTGCCGTCGACGCGCAGTTCGGTCTTGAGGGTGTAGCGGTGGTGCGGGGTGTCGGAGTCCCACAACTTCGGTTCGGTAACGGTGAGTTCGTGGGTCTCGGTCGCCTTGTCGGTGACGGGGACGGTGGAGGACGTACGGGCCACGGTACGACCGCCCGGATCGACGACCCGCGAGACGACCTCGACGTCCGCGCCGGTACCGGAGGCGTTCACCACGGAGGTCCGCACCCGTACGACGCCCCGCTCCTCGGTGATCTCCGGTGTCGTGACGTCCGTACCCCAGCGCTCCACGTGCACCGGCTCGGTGACCACCAGGCGGGCCTCGCGGTAGATGCCGCTGCCCGAGTACCAGCGGCTGCTGGGCAGGCGGTTCTGCACCTTGACCGCGAGCACGTTCTCGGTGCTGCCGTCGGTGTGCACGAGATCGGTGAGATCGAAGGCGAAGCCGGTGTAGCCGTAGGGGTGACGGCCGACCTCCTCGCCGTTGCAGTAGACGTAGGAGTCCATGTAGACACCGTCGAACTCCACCGATATCCGCTTGCCCGCGAGGCCGGGCGGCAGGGTGAAGGCGAGGCGGTACCAGCCGAGGCCGCCGGGGAAGAAGCCGGTGCCGCTGGTGGTGCCGTGCTCGGTGGTCGGCGCGAACTCGATGCTCCAGTCGTGCGGCACCGCGACCTCGCGCCAGCCCGAGTCGTCGTGGCCGGGCTCGGCGGCACCGGCGTAGGCACCCGTGGGGTCGGTGATCCCGCCGGGGTTCACCAGGGCGAAGCGCCAGCCGTCGCGCAGCGCGACCGTACGGCGGCCGGATCCGGCGCCGGCGGATTCGACGGCCTCGGCGGCCCGGGCCGTCGGGGCGGTCAGCAACGCTCCGGCCACCGGGGCGGCACCGGAGGCGAGCAGTAACGATCTTCGAGTGACTGTCACGGGCGGCTCTCCCTCATCAGGGCGCAGAAGTACTCACAACTGATCGTGAACAAACAGATTCTGACGGGGTGGCACGCCATACCGTCAAGGGTGCGCGCGTGACTTCCGGGATGGTGGCGAACCCGACGCACTAGCCTGGAGCGATGAACCCGGAGTATCCGTTCGACGACGCCGCGACAGCCCGCGCCGTCATCGACGACGACGGCAACCTCGTCGAGTGGAACGCCGGGGCCGAGCGGCTGCTGGGCCACCGGGTCGCCGAGGTCGTGGGCCGCCCCGCCGTGGATCTGCTGGCCGGTGCCGGAGCAGGCGGATCTGTGGCGCCGGAGGGCGACCGCTGGGACGGCACCGTCACCCTGCGCCATCGCGACGGAGGCGCGGTGTCCGTGTGGCTGCTCGCCCACCGTGTCCCGCCGAGGGACGACGGCCCCGGCCGCTGGCTCGTGGTCACGCCGCTCGAAGGGGACGAACCCCGTTCGACCGACGATCCGCTGGACCATGTCGGTCTCTTCGAGTCCCCCTGTGCCATCGCGATCTACGACGAGCGGCTCCGGCTGCGGCGGATCAACGCCGTCATGGCGGAGGTCCTCGGGCTCTCCGAGGAGCAGGTGCGCGGGCTGCGGGCGCCCGAACTGGCCGGCAGGGCACAGAGCACGGACATCGAGCAGTACCTCCTGCGCGTGCTCACCACCGGCCGGGGCACCGACGTACGGACGTACGTGCCGGTCGGGGGCGACCGCACGTTCGCCTGGCTGGCCCGTATGGCCCCGATCACCGACGGCGAGGGGCGGGTGCGCGGCGTGTCCGTCGCCGCGCACGACTTCACCGAGCAGCACCAGGCCCAGGAGCGGCTGCAGTTGGTGAACGAGGCCAGCGTCCGGATCGGCACCACCCTGGACGTCACCCGGACCGCCCAGGAGCTGGCGGACATCTGTGTCCCCGCGCTCGCCGACTTCGTGAGCGTCGACCTGCTGGACCCGCCGGAGCACGGCGGCGACGCGCCCACAGCCCGGCTGACCGCCCCCATCGGCCTGCGCCGGACCGCCCACCGATCCGTCAACCCGGGCAACCCCGAAGCCGTGGCCGAGCTGGGCCACGTGGAGGTGTATCCCACCCCGTCGCCCCAGGCCGACGCGCTGCTGGCGGCCCGCACCATCGTGGCCTCGACGTCGGCCGGTGACCTCGCCCAGTGGCTCACCTGGGACCCGGCACGCGCCGCGCGGATCAAGGAGTACGGCATCCACACCACGATGTCCGTACCGATCCGGGCCCGCGGCACCACCCTCGGCGTCGCCGTGCTCACCCGGTTCAGGAACCCCGCCCCCTTCACCCCCGACGACGTGCTGCTGGCCGAGGAGATCACGGCACGCGCGGCCGTCTGCATCGACAACGCCCGCCGCTACTCCCGCGAACGCGAGACCGCCCTCGCCCTGCAGCGCAGTCTGCTGCCCCGCTCCCTGCCGCGCACCGCGGCGCTCGAAGCGGCCTCCCGCTATCTGCCGGCGGCACGGTCGGGGGTGGGCGGCGACTGGTTCGACGTGATCCCGCTGTCCGGGATGCGGGTGGCGATGGTCGTCGGGGGGCGTCGTTCACGGCCGAGTTGGTGGTGAGCGAGCTGGTGACGAACGCCATCCGCTACGGCACCCCCGGCATCCGGCTCCGGCTGATCCACGACGCGGCCACGCTGATCTGCGAGGTGTCCGACACCAGCCACACGGCACCGCATCTGCGCCGCGCCAAGATCTTCGACGAGGGCGGCCGCGGGCTGCTGCTGGTCGCTCAGCTGACCCAGCGCTGGGGCAGCCGGCACACGGCCGACGGCAAGACGATCTGGGCGGAGATCGGGCTTCTCGACGAGGAGTGAGGACCCGGCGGGAAAACGTTGAGTACTCGGCGGCAAAACGGGGATTCGTCACCAACATGGGACGTGCACGGGCATTCCACGCCTTACACCGAGCGACCCCCCTGGTCAGCGCCGTCGCGCTGGTGGCCCTGCTGGCCGCCTGCGACAACGGCGCCGACTCGTCAGGCGCCGTCCAGACACCGGTCGGCACGAGCAGCCGTACGACCGAACCGGGCACGGCCGGGACCGGGAGCCCCGCGACCGAGCCGGCCGCCTCCACCACGCGGTGCCACACCTCCGAGCTGCGCGCCTCCATCGGCCGCCCCAGCCCGGGGGCCGGACAGCGGAACTTCCCGATCGTGCTGACCAACACGGCCGACCGCACCTGCACCGTGCGCGGCTACCCGGGTGCCGCCTTCGTCGACGCGTCCGGCAAACAGCTCGGCCCGGACCCGAAGCGCTCCCCGGACACGCCCACCACCGTCACGCTGGCCCCCGGCCGCAGCGCCTGGGCCGGGCTGTCCTTCGCCAGCCCCGAGATCAGCGGGGCCCGTACGGCCACGCCCGAGGCGCTGCTCGTGACGCCGCCGGACGAGCGGGACTCGATCGAGGTGGCGTGGACGGCCGGTGAGGTACCCGTGGCCGGAAACGAGTCCTCCGTGTTCCTGACCGTGGTCCAGCCCGGCACCGGTGGCTGATCCGTCCCGGCCAGGGGTGCCCGCAGGACTCTTACCGCAGCCTGTTTTCATGTGCGGGCACGTCTTCGATCACGTCATGAAGGACCCGCTCTGAACACCCCGCTCGCCGAAGTACTGTCCGTTGCCCTGCTCGTCGCCGTACTGCTCGGAGCCGTTCTGCGCCCCTTCGACCTTCCGGAGGCCGCGGTCGCGGTACCGGCCGCCGGGGTGGCGATCGGGACCGGGGTGATCTCGCCGGCGCATGCGTGGGCGGAGGTGGAGCGGCTCGGGCCGGTGGTCGGTTTCCTCGCCGCGGTGCTGGTCCTCGCCCACTTCTGCGATGTCGAGGGGCTCTTCCGGGCCTGCGGGGCGTGGATGGCGCGCTGGGCGGCGGGGTCTCCCGGACGGCTGCTGACCGCGGTGTTCGCGCTGGGCTCGGCGATCACGGCCGTGCTCAGCCTGGACGCCACGGTGGTGCTGCTGACGCCGGTCGTGCTGGCCACCGCCGCCCGGGCCGGCGTCCGCGCCGCACCCCACGTCTACGCCTGCGCGCACCTGTCGAACACGGCCTCGCTGCTGCTGCCGGTGTCCAACCTGACGAACCTGCTGGCGTTCGAGGCGAGCGGGCTGAGCTTCACCCGGTTCGCGGCACTGATGACGCTGCCCTGGCTGGCCGCGATCGGCGCCGAGTACCTGGTCTTCCGGCGGTGGTTCGCCGACGAGCTGAGGGCGCCGGTCCACGCCCCCGACACCGGGAAGGCGCCGGAGCTGCCGTTGTTCGCGCTGGTCACCGTGGGCTGCACGCTGGCCGGGTTCGTCGTGGCCTCGGCGGTGGGCGTCGGGCCGGCGTGGGTGGCGCTCGTGGGGGCACTGGTGCTGGCCGGGCGGGCGATCGTACGGCGCCGGGTCTCCCCGCTGACGGTGGTGCGGGCCGCCGCACCGGCGTTCCTGGCGTTCGTGCTCGCGCTGGGCGTCGTCGTGCGCGCCGTGGTCGACCACGGGCTCGCCGACGCGCTGCGGCAG
Above is a window of Streptomyces sp. DT2A-34 DNA encoding:
- a CDS encoding DUF4232 domain-containing protein produces the protein MGRARAFHALHRATPLVSAVALVALLAACDNGADSSGAVQTPVGTSSRTTEPGTAGTGSPATEPAASTTRCHTSELRASIGRPSPGAGQRNFPIVLTNTADRTCTVRGYPGAAFVDASGKQLGPDPKRSPDTPTTVTLAPGRSAWAGLSFASPEISGARTATPEALLVTPPDERDSIEVAWTAGEVPVAGNESSVFLTVVQPGTGG
- a CDS encoding arsenic transporter; its protein translation is MRARLRSRHEGPALNTPLAEVLSVALLVAVLLGAVLRPFDLPEAAVAVPAAGVAIGTGVISPAHAWAEVERLGPVVGFLAAVLVLAHFCDVEGLFRACGAWMARWAAGSPGRLLTAVFALGSAITAVLSLDATVVLLTPVVLATAARAGVRAAPHVYACAHLSNTASLLLPVSNLTNLLAFEASGLSFTRFAALMTLPWLAAIGAEYLVFRRWFADELRAPVHAPDTGKAPELPLFALVTVGCTLAGFVVASAVGVGPAWVALVGALVLAGRAIVRRRVSPLTVVRAAAPAFLAFVLALGVVVRAVVDHGLADALRQVLPNGSGLAALLGIAALAAVLANLINNLPAVLVLLPLTAPAGPGAVLAVLLGVNIGPNLTYAGSLATLLWRRIAHRHGHEVAVGEFTRLGLLAVPAALVPAVVALWASLQVVGG